TTAGAATTATCCGCATCAATCGTGTTGCTTAAGGTATCGCGGGTTTAACGGGCCGCAACGAGAGGTATTTCCTGATGCTCGCCTGACGCTTCGTTGACGATGAGAAGCTTGCCCTCATCTGTCTGGGTAAGCTGGACATTTGCATTCAAGAGTTCTATCCCATGCACGCTCCCATCCGCGGCCAAATCGATGTTGAGTTCCTCGCTGATGCGAATCGTCTCCACTTCGGCTGTCTTTTCCCTCAGCCGTATGTAAGCGATGTTATTTTTCGTGTCATAGGTCAACTGCATACAAACCTCCGCCATTGGCCTCGGTCGCGCCGCGTTCTTGCATCCGGTCTCGAGCATGCGGATGAAATCGTTAGTCACGATTCACTTTATAAGGGTTAGGGCGACAGCCTGTAACAGAACCCCGGTTTCCCGAGAGGATCGAGCAGCGGTGCGCTTTGGTTGCGTACCTTTAGAACCGGGGTTCTGTGTTAGGGCTGGAAAATCGCTCGTCTGGAAAAGCGGGCGTACGTGACCATACGACTGCTCAAGTCGCTGTTTTCCGCCTGCCTCGCGATCGACGATTGCGATGATGCCAACGATCTCATAACCGGCAGCAGAGAATTCCTCGCACGCTTTAATAGTTGACGATCCGCT
This Pseudomonadota bacterium DNA region includes the following protein-coding sequences:
- a CDS encoding DUF2283 domain-containing protein; the protein is MTNDFIRMLETGCKNAARPRPMAEVCMQLTYDTKNNIAYIRLREKTAEVETIRISEELNIDLAADGSVHGIELLNANVQLTQTDEGKLLIVNEASGEHQEIPLVAAR